Proteins from a single region of Pseudopedobacter saltans DSM 12145:
- a CDS encoding pyridoxal phosphate-dependent aminotransferase, with protein MSILSDRINNLSESATLKMTKLGRELAAKGINVISLSVGEPDFNTPDHVKEAAKKALDENYTRYSPVPGYPELRQAIVNKLKIENNLDYDVSQIVVSTGAKQSLSNVILTLINPGDEVIIPTPYWVSYSEMVTLAEGKSVFIDTDIESDFKITPEQLEAAITPKSKLFMFSSPNNPTGTVYSKEELAALAKVFEKHPNIFILSDEIYEHINFVDKHESIAQFPSIKDRVIIINGFSKAFAMTGWRLGYLAANKEIAAANDKLQGQTTSGTCSIAQRAGIAAYEQGLDSVNTMKEAFARRRQLVYDLLKDIPGVKTNMPEGAFYFFPEISSFFGKKDADGNVIKNSSDLALYLLNVGHVATVGGDSFGNDNYIRLSYAASDESLVEALRRIKEALAKLS; from the coding sequence ATGAGTATTTTATCAGACAGAATAAATAACCTATCAGAATCAGCTACGTTAAAAATGACCAAATTAGGTCGCGAATTAGCTGCAAAAGGCATTAATGTAATCAGTTTAAGTGTAGGAGAACCAGATTTTAACACTCCTGACCACGTTAAAGAAGCCGCAAAAAAGGCATTAGACGAAAACTATACCCGTTATTCTCCTGTTCCGGGATATCCTGAACTACGCCAGGCTATCGTAAATAAATTAAAAATCGAGAATAATTTAGATTACGATGTATCGCAAATTGTAGTTTCTACAGGTGCAAAACAATCATTATCTAACGTAATTTTGACTTTGATCAATCCGGGTGATGAAGTAATTATTCCTACGCCTTACTGGGTTTCTTACTCCGAAATGGTAACGCTTGCCGAAGGTAAATCTGTTTTTATTGATACTGACATAGAAAGTGATTTTAAAATCACACCTGAGCAATTGGAAGCTGCAATTACTCCAAAAAGTAAATTGTTCATGTTTTCTTCGCCAAATAACCCTACAGGTACGGTTTACAGCAAAGAAGAATTGGCAGCTTTGGCAAAAGTATTCGAGAAGCATCCTAATATTTTCATTCTTTCTGATGAAATTTATGAGCATATCAATTTTGTTGACAAACATGAGTCAATTGCTCAATTTCCAAGTATTAAAGATCGCGTAATTATCATAAACGGTTTTTCTAAAGCATTCGCAATGACAGGATGGCGTTTGGGCTACCTTGCTGCCAACAAAGAAATTGCTGCTGCAAATGATAAATTGCAGGGACAAACTACTTCTGGCACTTGTTCTATCGCTCAAAGAGCTGGTATCGCGGCTTACGAACAAGGTTTAGATTCTGTAAATACAATGAAAGAAGCTTTTGCCCGCCGTCGTCAGTTGGTATATGATTTATTAAAAGATATTCCGGGGGTTAAAACTAACATGCCAGAAGGTGCTTTTTATTTCTTTCCTGAAATTAGTTCGTTCTTTGGAAAAAAAGACGCTGATGGCAATGTAATTAAAAATTCTTCCGATTTAGCACTATACCTTTTAAATGTTGGACATGTGGCAACAGTAGGTGGTGATAGCTTTGGTAATGATAATTATATCCGTTTGTCTTATGCTGCCTCTGATGAAAGTTTAGTGGAAGCTTTAAGAAGAATTAAAGAAGCACTAGCAAAATTAAGTTAG
- a CDS encoding NUDIX hydrolase, which produces MKNFNVRVYGLLINEENQILITDEEIKGFRFTKFPGGGLELGEGTIEGLKREFLEECNLEIAVLSHFYTTDFFVKSLFSEEQLLSIYYLVKPLDKFKFKISLEAFDFDSQAEGQKQAFRLVFVDELEDKDLTFPVDKHVLKLLKSKR; this is translated from the coding sequence ATGAAGAATTTCAACGTTCGTGTTTACGGACTCCTTATAAACGAAGAAAATCAAATTTTAATAACAGACGAAGAAATAAAAGGATTCCGTTTTACTAAATTTCCTGGCGGCGGTCTCGAATTGGGAGAAGGAACTATTGAAGGATTAAAACGAGAATTTTTAGAAGAATGTAATTTGGAAATAGCCGTTTTAAGCCATTTTTATACGACAGATTTTTTTGTCAAGTCACTTTTTTCTGAAGAACAATTGCTTTCAATATATTATCTGGTGAAACCTTTAGACAAGTTCAAATTTAAAATATCTTTAGAAGCTTTCGATTTTGATAGTCAGGCTGAAGGGCAGAAGCAGGCTTTCAGATTAGTTTTTGTAGATGAGCTGGAAGATAAAGATCTGACTTTCCCTGTAGATAAACATGTGTTAAAGCTCCTGAAAAGTAAAAGATGA
- a CDS encoding cation diffusion facilitator family transporter yields MKEKKNIVLMSLVVGVLLMAIKFFAFFITNSNAVLTDAAESIVNIVASSFAFFSIYLSSLPRDQNHPYGHGKVEFFSAFLEGGLIILAGIVIITKTIYNIFYPEPIKDLINGSVLIGITGLVNGALGWYMVKKGKKLNSLTIIADGKHLGTDAISSFGLIAGLILIYITEIFWLDSLISLGLAGYIVYSGYKLTRVSIGGLMDESDLELVEKVVEHFNSHRRDPWIDVHNLRIQRYGATYHVDCHVTLPYYFDLVKVHHEVSEIDKAMNSNTFNTELFVHADPCVPECCHYCNMKNCPVRSEPQTINIEWNIDNITKNKKHFNQ; encoded by the coding sequence GTGAAAGAGAAAAAGAATATTGTCCTGATGTCTTTGGTTGTTGGTGTTTTACTAATGGCAATTAAGTTTTTTGCATTTTTTATTACCAACTCAAATGCAGTTCTAACCGATGCCGCCGAAAGTATAGTAAATATTGTAGCAAGCTCATTTGCGTTCTTTAGTATCTATTTGTCATCACTTCCCAGAGATCAGAACCATCCGTATGGACATGGAAAAGTAGAGTTTTTTTCAGCTTTTTTAGAAGGAGGATTGATCATATTGGCCGGAATTGTAATTATAACTAAAACAATTTATAATATTTTTTATCCCGAACCTATTAAGGATCTTATCAATGGATCAGTCTTAATCGGAATTACTGGTCTGGTTAATGGCGCGTTAGGATGGTATATGGTAAAGAAAGGAAAAAAGTTAAATTCTTTAACCATTATAGCGGACGGAAAGCACCTTGGAACCGATGCTATTAGTTCATTCGGTCTTATTGCAGGGCTTATACTCATATATATAACTGAAATTTTTTGGCTGGATAGTTTGATTTCGTTAGGATTGGCTGGTTATATAGTTTATAGCGGTTATAAGCTGACCAGAGTTTCTATAGGAGGATTAATGGATGAGTCTGATTTGGAGTTGGTAGAAAAGGTAGTAGAACATTTTAACAGCCATAGACGCGATCCGTGGATAGACGTACACAATTTAAGAATACAACGTTACGGGGCAACATATCATGTCGATTGTCATGTAACTTTACCTTATTACTTTGATCTCGTAAAAGTTCATCACGAAGTATCCGAAATTGATAAGGCAATGAATTCAAATACTTTTAATACTGAACTATTTGTTCATGCGGACCCTTGTGTGCCGGAATGTTGCCATTATTGCAATATGAAGAATTGTCCGGTTAGATCGGAACCTCAGACAATAAATATAGAATGGAATATTGATAATATTACAAAAAATAAAAAGCATTTTAATCAATGA